The Thermosynechococcus sp. HN-54 DNA segment TGCTCCACGACAGTAACCTCAAGGACACGAATGTGGTGGGGGCAGATTTGTCAGAGGCGGATCTGACAGGGGCGATCGCCCGCCGCCAAGACTTAGAGGAAGCCAAGCTCTCAGGAACTATACTGCCCAATGGCGAAGTGGTCTTTGATGATGGGGACATTGAAGAGGTACCGTTGCCAGCGACAACGCCAATTGCTGAGCCAATGGCCACTGCCAACGAAACCACTGTTATTGAGTGGACGAATGAGCAGGTGATTCAAATGCTGATCCTGCAACAGCACCCCTTGCCCAGTACCTATCAAAGTGCCGATTTGAAGGTGGTGGATCTGGGCAATCACTGCTATCAATTGCGCACGGTGACTGAAGCAGTCGTGGCAGTGGTGGAGGGGGAGAGTGTGGCCACTGAAAAAGTGACCCTTTTTACTGAGGCGCCCTTTGCGGATTTGGTGGCCAGTGTTCTCCAAGCCCATTCGTTTTTGCCAACGCAATACGTCAGTGAACCGATGCCGGCATGGCAGTACGAGCAGGTACCCATTCCCCCTGGGGGTGAGGTTCGCTTGGGAACCGCACGGCAACTTTGGAAAACTTGGTGGTTACTGCTAAAGTCCACTGCCACTGGACAAGAGCCGTCGCAATTACAACTATTGGTGGGCAATCAATGGCAGACCATTCAGGATATTGCCTTTTCACCCTCG contains these protein-coding regions:
- a CDS encoding pentapeptide repeat-containing protein, coding for MTIETLLSEFARGVRNFRGVNLAGSVFPLVQLSHVDLAGANLQGINWSGADLIKANLANANLRGANLIGADLSGANLTDANLQEAMLSGAILVGAYLSRANLQRAVLSGAILKGAVLHDSNLKDTNVVGADLSEADLTGAIARRQDLEEAKLSGTILPNGEVVFDDGDIEEVPLPATTPIAEPMATANETTVIEWTNEQVIQMLILQQHPLPSTYQSADLKVVDLGNHCYQLRTVTEAVVAVVEGESVATEKVTLFTEAPFADLVASVLQAHSFLPTQYVSEPMPAWQYEQVPIPPGGEVRLGTARQLWKTWWLLLKSTATGQEPSQLQLLVGNQWQTIQDIAFSPSATGGVIIKTAAGDRHYPADASLIWLENIPSTSPTTTATAPTSTASLWNGLLKFENNCLTIQTAAGPVCVQGENLRVTIGGQAIDLNQL